GAAATCTCAGTACCCTTTGATGGGTTTTGGGGTTGATGAACGAATTATTGTATATTCATCAATTTTTATGAGAAAGCTTTCAAAATCAGTAGAATTGACTTCTTCTGCAATATTCTTTGTGATCACTATCGCCGTAGCATTGTATCAACGTTTCTACtatgttttgacttttgttttttgttttggttcagcTTCGAGCAAGGCCTCGAATAAAGAGATGGATCGAATTGATCACTTATTTAATCAGTATGCCAATAAATCTTCCAGCCTGATTGAGTAAGTATCTGTTGATGCACGAtgaatcaatttttcttttcatgcaAAATCaatatcattgttttcatgTCATAAGTTACGATTCTATGAGTTACTTTTGGTACTAATACTTTGGTATAACTACTACTACTTCAACAGTCCTGAAGGAATAGAGGAACTATGCTCCAATTTGGAAGTGTCACATACTGATATCAGAATCTTGATGCTTGCTTGGTAATTATCCATCAACacttttattaatgtttttcttccttctttacCAGAGTTACATAtccttttaacttttaaattgtCGCTATCGCAGGAAGATGAAAGCTGAGAAACAAGGTTACTTTACACATGTAAGGAAAAATTTGAAGCAGCCATAAGAGCTAgtgatccttttttttttgatacttGAATTAAGTTtgtgatttgtgtttttgatcTTAACTCACTGTCCATCTGTAGGAGGAGTGGAGAAGAGGCCTCAAGGCTTTAAGAGCTGATACGATCAATAAGTTGAAGAAAGCCCTTCCGGAGCTTGAGAAAGAGGTTCAAACTCTTATcctttatattttcattttgattgACATCTTCTGAGTATCAGTTTAGACTGAATCATTCTTATTTCTGTCTCTTGAAGGTCAGGAGGCCATCAAATTTTGCAGATTTCTATGCTTATGCCTTCTGTTATTGTTTAACAggtaatattaaaatttctgCTTCTGCATgaggatatatatattgctgttgtttctcttttctaccTTTCATGTGTATGTGACCTATGTTTTATTGTTCAAtgcagaggaaaaacagaagagCATAGACATAGAGACTATATGTCAACTCCTAGAGATCGTCATGGGATCTACATTTCGAGCCCAAGTTGACTACTTTGTTGAGTATTTAAAGGTTTGGATCACTCAAAAGTCTCACATTGTATAATTTCCAGAATGTTTTCACGCAATGTTGTCATCTCACattggttatatttgtttggCACAGATCCAAAACGACTACAAAGTGATAAACATGGACCAATGGATGGGACTTTACCGGTTCTGTAACGAGGTATGTTTCCTAATTCTTATAGTTCCCCAGCTTGGCAGTTTCATCAACTAACTCTGATTGTTTGTAATATTTACAGATAAGTTTCCCGGACATGGGGGACTATAATCCAGAGCTTGCATGGCCATTGATTCTTGACAATTTTGTTGAGTGgattcaagaaaaacaagCCTGAAATCATTTCTGAGTCCCCTCAAGTCGAAGCTTCAAATCTCTGCAGGATGATCAGTGGGCTCTCTCATCAAACAGATTCAGCACATTTTTACTTCAGTTTTCATCTttcaaacattaaaaaaagacacattatatgattcttgttACATGTGATTAACTTCAATAGAGGGAACACataatgtttgatttattaCATCAAGTTCTGTTAGTAGTAACCAATGATTTCGAATTAGCTTGTAAACACGTTGTTACCAAATTTATAACCATCAGATTCATTCTGAAATGGACGGTGTAGATCAGCTTACACCATTACTAAACAATCCTAAAACCTCAAAAACGAATTCTCCATCtcttaaaccctaagaaaAGGCTCATCTTTGCGACTGCTCCCGTGTTCTTCGTCTCTCTGTCAATGGCTCGCCTCCTCAGATGTCTGAGAAGAAGTTTCATATTTAGTTCATCGACTTCGATTGCGTACAGAAACCCTAGAATATGTGTTCAGTCAAATCAAAGCTATATTTTCTTAAGCAGCCGCAAGTTTCTCAGCTCGGGGAGTTACGTTTCAGAAATGCGGAGAACAGCTTTCGAGGGTAACATTCTCAGATTAATTCGTTTGGAGATTCAGTCCGAGCTTGATCACTCGCCTATTCTTCAGGTATTCTGAAACTTTCAATTTGTAATTGTTAAGCATTTGGTAATCTGATACTACAAAAAGTCGACATCTTTCGAAACTGGAATCTAGGATTGAATCATCTCATACGCAAATTGATGATCCGGAATTATGTTTGTTCCTCACtaaattgagtttttgttttgagaatcATCAATGTTGAATTCATaatggaagaaagaaactttaGTTTGTCTGATTGGTTGATTCACTGCCTGAGCTGAGCTGAGCAATTGTTTGTACACAAAATTTCAGCCTGAAGAGAGTTTTGGTCCATTCACGGTGGATGAGCGTCCGGGGGAGCAGTGGATTAGcttgagaagaaaatttgGGGAGAAGGAAGATATTAAGATTGAAGCAACCATGTTTGATGGATCAGTTCCATCATCAAAATCTACTACCAGCGACCCTGAAGATGTTCAGCTTCATATTACTTTCATTGTCAACATCTCTAAGGGTGATGGTGAGACCTTAGAGATCATGTGTTCTGCTTGGCCTGATACCATACAGATCACCAAGTTCTTTGTTCGTAAAAGCAGCCAGAACTCACCAAATGCCTATATTGGACCTGAATTCCAGTACTGTGATTTGATCACTtcttttttaaacataaacattttctttttgtttctgataCGATGGAACTAAACTGTCTTTTGTTCAATTTTACAGGGAAATGGAAGATGAACTTCAAGACTCGGTTTATCGATTTTTGGAGGAAAGAGGTATAAGTGATGATCTTGCTGAGTTCTTGCATCAGTACATGAAGAACAAAGATAAAGCTGAGTATATTAGATGGATGGAGACTGTTAAATCTTATGTtgagcaaaaataaaatcttctgCCGACCACATTCTTAAGCAGCCAATGAATGTTCCCTTggatatatgattatatggcTTAGATGGACTTTTATTGGCATGGTTCTTAGTTTCCAGAGGTAATGTGACATTTAAATCTAATATGGATTAGTTGCGagcatatatatgataatgatTATATTAAAGCCGTATTGCATGTAGGCGCCATGTACCCTTTTCAATGCAGCAACATACTCccacaaataaaaagttacaAGATGAGAGAAACAGATGGTTGTACTGTATGTGTGGCATCTCCAAAATAACTCAACATTTAACAAGCTCGTCTAGACTGCAAAGACAGGGATGAAATTTTCTGTAcacaatatttatgtttttgatcttTAGATTCTTTACTAGAACACCGATAATTGCAGAACAAATTGACATCATGGGAAAACCAGACGTGGCCCAACATAAAGATGAAACGAAAGAAATGGGCAAATTCTACTTGGTTATCCAGTAAATGAATATGAGAAATGTGCATACAGCCGCAACGAGTGAAAGAATGATTGTATCCATCGACTTTTTCCTCTTTATCGCTGCCAGAATAGTGTTCACCTGCAGTGGTTTTAACCATCCAATTGCAGGGTGAGATATAGGATAAACACAGGCCATAACCGAACATAAAGAAAGCAACGAGCAAAAGAGTGTGTAAATAAGACTAGGAAAGCTCTTCGTACCGTAGGTAGACGGCTGGCGACATTGCTAAGCTTTGAGTTGATGCCTCCAAAAGTTGAACGTTGAAACACAAGCGTACCGAGTGTTGCCTGAGCTTGTGAAATGACACCGTCCATCTGCACCGTTTATATAATAGTCAGCTCACATAAGTCATGACGTGTTCGATTAACTTGAGAAAGCCAGGCCTATTGTACGCTACAGCTGTAGAGTCTAACAAAGGTTAATCGCAAAGGAGAGTTTATATACCTGAGCTGTATTGCGGTTGATTCCCATATGTTCCTTGATCAGGGCTTGTTCAGACCCATATCCATCTTCTAAATCTAATCTAGTCCGATCAAATTCTCTAAAGTCCTCAAGAAGTGAAGCATGCTCTTGTTTTGCTCTAAGACTGGAGCGGTGTCGATAAAACTCCTGCATTTTGAATGAGTCATACATACAGGAACAAGACTGATTTACAACGAAGGTTGAGTCATAAACTAGTCCAAGAGCAGAGTGTGAACAGATGGTTAAAAAGATAACACTCATTTCATTACTAATCAGTATATAATCAACACAAGCTATAGAATAAGGCAAATATTCAAATGGTATGAGTCAGGAAAGGAACAGTACCTGTGTCAGATCTTGAAGGATCTCTTGATGTCGAGTTAAAGTATGGGAGACCATTTCTGACCCACCAGAAGATACCCATGCTTGCATCTGAGCATTAACTTGTTGCAGTTGCCTAAGAAGTAAGTCAATCCCAGCTTCAAGATCACTCTCATTACCATCTGATTTTGATAAAGCCTTTGTGGAAACAAGTCTACGATATGAATGCATCTGCTCGTCAAGCTGAGCTTCAATCTTTCTAGCCTGTGGGATTCAATACAACACAAAGCTTATTCAAATATCAATTGGATCCagtaaaaagataaatcattGAGAATTAgccaacaaaaccaataaattCCCCAATTCGAATCGAACCCAGAAGATTGATATCAATTCAGACCTCAAATATTCGAAATTCAAGACAGATTTTCAGACACTACCAGCTTCCCCAACACAATTACCTAGTAGCTTCGAATCAAACGacacaataattttataaaaagaaaaatacctGTTTCCGTAAAGCATCCCAAGAGCTAGGCACATCCATGGCGTCTACTGAATCTGTCAAAATCTCTCCTTTATGAAAGCGGATCGTGTCCTTTCCGGCAAGAGACCTTTTTCCGATATAAATCAGATGCgacaatcttcttcctcgtcctCGTCACCAAAGGTTTGAGCCCCTAAAAGATGCGATCCAATTGGTTCGAAATTGAGACAAGTAGTGAACGGAACGGATCGGATTGAGAGAAGGATAGAGTTGGTTCGGAGACGCAGACAGAATTTCTGCGTACCCCTTCAACGGAAAATTGCTTTTCAGTTTTGCGTAAtcacaaattaattaattcgATGACCTGAGATTCGGCGGGTATAATCCAGTGTTTTCCACCCTACagtaagtttatatataagttgACCTACACATTTAGTCAAACTTGCAAGCGATACGTGGATAATAGTAAACCTTAACATAAACGACATCGTTCTCCAGTAAAAATAGACCCGGCTCGATGGCTCGAGTCCTAGAAGCTTACCGGGTTCTCTCATCAAACTGCTCCATTCGGATATACTTCCACTCTCAAGTCTCACTCCCTCACAATCAATTCAAGCGATTGCCGCCCGTCGTCGCTTTCAAATTTGTTCTTCCGCCGGTAACTAATTCTCTTTCGCTTTGACTACGCTTTTGCTTCACTGCTTCGATCTCGTTCGGTTTCCTTCTGTTTGCTTCTTCAGAAATTCCTCGAATTGCTTTTGATCAATCTCAACTCAATCTGTGGATTACTATTTCATCGTGTTTTCACTTGTTGGTGCTCGGGAAAATTATGCAATTTTTCGAGTTGTTAATGGCTTTAGTTCTTCGTGTTTGCTCTTTAATGAATTACGAACTTTTTCCAAAGAGAAATAAggtctattttttttggtgaaagtAGGAGATTTTTTATGGCGGAGGGACAATTGACGAACATATCGGAGATGATactgaagaagaggaagaaagggATGAGCTTGAATTGAGTAATTACGGCAACAATTACAGTAGCAGAGTGTTACATTAGTTGAAAGTTGAAAGATAGTTGTgctcttcatatttttttatggtCAATATCATTTTGTGGATAGAAAACTTTATCTTATAGTTTCTTAATGTTTGATGGTCAATGTCATTTTGTGGATATCTGAACACGCATCTTGACTTTTCGTTGAAGCTGCCACTTTCAATAAGATATTAGAACTTGCAGTCtgacttttaaattttctaatcAATATCAGGAGGGCACGATTGTactctttttcctcttctccatTCAGTGCTCCTTATCTTGTGTTGTTTCCTGCATCGTCTTGATATTTGAAAGTTTGAGTAAGATGGGAAACTGTGTAGCACTAGAAATATCTTGTGATCAAACGTTGAATCATGCTTGTGGCTGCTTATTTGGTGATCGGAATTACATTCTCAAGATGGAGGCTAATCTCGAGGCTCTGCAGAATACTATGCAAGAGCTCGAGGAGAGAAGAGATGATCTGTTAAGAAGAGTTGTcatagaagaagacaaaggttTGCAACGGCTTGCTCAAGTTCAAGGTTGGCTTTCAAGGGTTAAAGATGTTTGTTCTCAAGTCAATGATCTGCTGAAAGCTAAATCAATTCAAACTGAAAGGTTATGTCTCTGTGGATATTGTTCTAAGAATTTCATATCTGGCCGCAATTACGGAATAAATGTACTGAAAAAGTTGAAACACGTGGAAGGACTTCTAGCTAAAGGAGTTTTTGAAGTGGTGGCAGAGAAAATTCCTGCGCCTAAGGTGGAGAAGAAGCATATCCAAACCACAGTTGGGTTGGATGCAATGGTCGGAAGGGCATGGAACAGCCTCATGAAAGATGAACGAAGAACTTTGGGTCTTTATGGTATGGGGGGAGTAGGTAAAACCACGCTCTTAGCTTCTATTAACAACAAATTCCTTGAAGGGATGAATGGATTTGATCTTGTTATATGGGTTGTGGTTTCTAAAGATTTGCAAAATGAAGGCATTCAAGAACAGATTTTAGGAAGACTAGGTCTTCACAGGGGATGGAAACAAGTTACAGAAAAGGAGAAAGCCTCTTACATATGCAACATCCTCAACGTAAAGAAATTTGTGCTGTTATTGGATGATCTATGGAGCGAAGTAGATTTAGAAAAGATTGGAGTTCCACCTCTAACGCGAGAAAATGGATCCAAAATAGTTTTCACCACTCGTTCTAAAGATGTTTGCAGAGATATGGAAGTTGATGGTGAGATGAAAGTTGATTGTTTGCCACCGGATGAAGCCTGGGAACTGTTCCAAAAGAAAGTTGGACCAATCCCATTACAGAGCCATGAGGATATTCCCACACTTGCAAGAAAAGTAGCAGAAAAATGTTGTGGCTTGCCACTTGCACTCAGTGTCATTGGCAAAGCTATGGCATCTAGAGAGACTGTTCAGGAATGGCAGCATGTGATTCATGTTCTGAACTCGTCTAGCCACGAGTTCCCAAGTATGGAAGAAAAAATTCTTCCTGTTTTGAAGTTCAgttatgatgatttaaaagatgaaaaagtcaaattgTGCTTCCTTTATTGTTCCCTGTTTCCGGAAGATTATGAAGTAAGAAAGGAAGAGTTGATAGAATATTGGATGTGTGAAGGATTTATAGATGggaatgaagatgaagatggagCTAACAACAAAGGTCATGACATAATTGGCTCGTTAGTTCGTGCACATCTATTGATGGATGGTGAACTAAcaacaaaagtgaaaatgCATGATGTCATACGCGAGATGGCTCTTTGGATAGCGTCGAACTTtggaaaacagaaagaaacacTTTGTGTGAAACCCGGTGTGCAGTTATGCCATATACCAAAGGACATCAATTGGGAAAGTTTGAGAAGGATGTCTTTGATGTGCAATCAGATTGCAAATATATCTTCTAGTTCCAACTCTCCCAACCTCTCAACTCTATTACTCCAGAATAACAAGTTGGTGCATATATCATGTGACTTTTTTAGGTTTATGCCAGCACTCGTGGTCTTGGATCTTTCGAGGAACTCGAGTCTCTCTAGCTTGCCGGAAGCAATTTCTAAGTTAGGTTCCTTGCAATATATCAACTTATCAACAACAGGGATAAAATGGTTGCCAGTTAGTTTTAAGGAGTTGAAGAAATTAATCCATTTGAATCTGGAGTTTACTGATGAACTTGAAAGTATTGTTGGGATAGCTACAAGCCTACCAAACCTGCAAGTgttgaaattgttttcttctcgtGTTTGTATTGATGGCAGTTTAATGGAAGAGTTACTACTCTTGGAGCACTTGAAGGTTTTAACAGCAACTATAAAGGACGCCTTGATTTTGGAAAGTATACAAGGAGTGGACCGATTGGTGAGTAGTATTCAAGCTTTATGTCTCAGAAATATGTCAGCACCGGTTATAATATTGAACACGGTAGCTCTGGGTGGTCTTCAACACCTTGAAATCGTGGGCTCCAAAATCTcagagataaagatagattgggaaagaaaaggaagagggGAGCTTAAATGTACAAGTTCTCCTGGCTTTAAGCACCTCTCTGTTGTTGAAATATTCAATTTGGAAGGTCCAAGGGATTTAACATGGCTGTTGTTTGCTCAAAACCTCAGGCGTCTATCTGTGACGCTGTCATTAACCATAGAAGAGATAATAAACAAGGAGAAAGGAATGAGTATTACCAATGTGCATCCAAATATCGTTGTTCCGTTTGGGAAGCTGGAATTCCTTGAAGTAAGGGGTTTGGATGAGTTAAAGAGAATCTGCTGGAATCCCCCGGCTCTTCCAAACCTGAGACAATTTGATGTACGAAGCTGCCTTAAGCTACCGGAAGCTGCCACTGAGTTTCCGCGACATGCCAATGAATAATGGGAGGACGGTGCTCCGGTGCTAGCTGATGGTTTCTGGCTTATGTACTAGTTTTGGAGAATGAAGCTATCGCAGATCGCAGATGTACTGCTTTTCTATCTCCCTCATTCTTGCTTGATTTGACACTCTCTGTTTGACTATATCCTTTCActtcttgatttggtttctgTTTGTGCACTGCTTTTGTTCCCGATTAACttgttttcaaagttttgaaagactatttcctttttcagttttcacttgtattttgtttttgtctaatAAGTTCAAAAAATTCCAAGTGCGTTATCATTCTCTCTTTACTCTAATCTCTCTGAGTTTATTACTTTAAAAGGTTTCCTAATCTTTGTAACGCGGAAAACCGTTTTTAGCCTTCCAGTAAGAACACTAGATGGAGACGCAATTTCATGGCGGCGATGGAGAAGATCCTTGGCTAGCTCGAGACAAACTATACCATGTAATATTCtgcttctcaatctctcttatCTTCTCTACTCTCGCCTCTTTCTCCCGCTACTCCTTTCTACGCCGTCACTCCATCTGGATCGGATCTGCTTTCTCACTCGCCGCCGGTGCGGCTAAAGAAGCTGCCGATCAAATTGGTATCTTCCCTTCCGCAGGTGCTTCCGTTAGAGACGCCGTCGCGGACGCCATTGGAGTTGTGATAGCTGCTTTGGTTCTCCTCCTCTGGAAATCTCGAAGATCACGTACCCGACCCATCCTTCCGATTtgaatcttctttcttattgcTGCCGATTCGATTCACAGTAGAAAATATTCCGTTGAAGCTTGTCAGTGTTGTATCCACGGATAATCTCGcaatttttatcaaaagtttGATCATCACAAAATTTTGGTAATCAGTCTCCTTTGATTTTACTTGTTGAAATGAAAACATGCAACAAACAGTTTATGAGAGTATTGTTGATTCAAGTAAATCAGTTTTGAATAAAACTGTACTCAGATTATTGCTGCTAAAGTATATGATTCatgaaatctgaaattttgaattagtTCAGTGTTTAGGCTCAATATCAAATATTCGTTTTCGCCATTTGCTCATTCATTGTGAAGATCAAGGAGAGAAACATTTGGCCTGCTTGAAACATcacatcaaaatttgaaaaccaacaaaattgaaaagattATGATGTCCAAGACCAAGACCAAAATGAATTTTGGTCAAACATGAGtcaaacatgattttttttctttttctttttctttcatcaatgTGTTTTTAGTCGTTATCTTTAATATTGCTTTTTCCTAACTCTCCTTCTATTGGcgcatttattttttctgaatcctaattcattttttttttgttcttaaattaATTCCAATTTCCAAGTCCTCTTCATCTTTATTGCTTTTTTTATTCCCTAACTCTTGTTTTATTGGCATAGAAATTttcttcggatcctcctcacTGTCTCTCTATACTCCACTCTTCATCAAGCGTTGGGTCATCGCCGTCTTCCCTTTCCTTCCCTCTCTAACGTAAGCTCCAGATTTCTtctattctctgttttctcattGAAATCCCTAGTAATGATTTTCTCTATTCTCTGGGCATTTCGTGCTTCAATGCCTTTACTCACttcttctttaagaaaatattttggatttctcTATGTTCCTTATCATGCATGCGACATGCGTGAATCTCTTAGCTGAGTTTTGTAAATGCTGTATCAATTTCgtctcttttgctttctctagtttattttttccttaagTTCTTCCCTAGGGTTTCTCTTGCTCTGAAGATTTCCATACTATCGACTCAGTTTGCTAGAAATTGAGTCTCTTTTGGGCTTTAAACTTTGCTGCATGAACTATCTGATGTGACAGACTCATTTTAACTCTAAAAAGTTTTTCGATTTCTTAGAGATTCTATTTAGCTTGTTTGGTGAATGCATCATCCTCTTGGTTGctatttttcatttgttatcATTCTTTTCTCCAGGTAAAGCAGGTAGGATGAGCATTTCTGATGAAGAGGCTGAGATCAGCGAGTCAGAGATTGAGGACTATTCTGAAACACCCTACCGCCTTTTACGCGACGGGACTTACAAGGTGAAGGTGAATGGACAGCTCAGATGCCCGTTTTGTGCAggcaagaagaagcaagattACAAGTACAAGGAGTTGTATGCACATGCTACTGGGGTTTCCAAAGGTTCTGCCACCAGAAGTGCTTTACAGAAGGCTAATCATCTTGCTTTAGCTATGTTTTTAGAGAATGAGCTTGCTGGTTATGCAGAACCTGTTCCACGCCCTCCAGTTGTTCCTCCTCAGTTAGACGAGACTGAACCAAACCCTCATAACGTCTATGTCTGGCCATGGATGGGGATTGTTGTTAACCCTTTGAAAGAAGCGGATGACAAGGAACTTCTACTTGATTCAGCATATTGGCTGCAGACCCTTTCCAAATTCAAGCCTATTGAGGTGAATGCCTTTTGGGTCGAACAAGATTCGATTGTTGGGGTTATTGCTAAGTTTAACGGAGACTGGAGTGGCTTTGCTGGTGCCACAGAGCTTGAAAAAGAATTTGAGACCCAAGGGTCCAGCAAAAAGGAGTGGACTGAGAGGAGCGGAGATTCAGAGTCAAAGGCCTATGGTTGGTGTGCACGTGCAGACGACTTTGAATCTCAAGGTCCAATAGGTGAGTACCTCTCCAAGGAGGGACAGCTAAGAACAGTTTCAGATATTTCGCAAAAAAATGTGCAGGATAGAAACACTGTTCTGGAAGAACTTTCAGATATGATTGCTATGACAAACGAAGATCTGAACAAGGTCCAATACAGTTACAACAGGACGGCAATGTCACTGCAAAGGGTCctagatgagaaaaaaaacttgcacCAAGCTTTTGCTGACGGTATTTACTGACACACTGATATGTTTCCGACTCATATAGCATTTAGGGTATCTGACtattttttatactttatctcctcagaaacaaagaagatgcAGCAGATGTCACTTCGCCATATCCAGAAAATCCTATATGATAAAGAGAAGCTAAGCAATGAACTGGATCGTAAGATGCGGGACTTGGAGTCTCGGGCCAAACAATTGGAAAAACATGAAGCACTAACTGAACTGGATAGGCAAAAGCTTGATGAAGACAAGAGAAAGGTAATATCGTTTTCAGTATGATACATAGGAAACAATCAGTCTGTTCATATGTATGCATTTCTCTTTTCCGAGGAACCAATGatcattttatgtttttttttttgctttggcAGAGTGATGCTATGAACAAATCCCTACAGTTAGCCTCACGTGAGCAGAAAAAGGCTGACGAAAGCGTCTTGAGACTTGTAGAAGAACATCAGGTATATTCCTTCATAGCACACTACTTAAACTGACTAACAAGTTAATTCCAAATTAAGGGAAACCACCCGTACCTACCTTTTTGTGTCTGAGTTTGAAACTCTCTCCTTGCCAGAGGCAAAAAGAAGATGCTTTGAACAAGATCCTTCTGCTTGAGAAGCAGCTAGACACCAAACAGACACTGGAAATGGAGATTCAAGAGCTAAAAGGCAAATTACAAGTGATGAAGCATCTgggggatgatgatgatgaggcggtccagaagaaaatgaaagagatgaATGATGAGCTGGATGACAAGAAAGCTGAGTTAGAAGGGCTAGAAAGTATGAACTCAGTCTTGATGACAAAAGAACGCCAAAGCAATGATGAGATACAAGCAGCGCGGAAAAAATTGATTGCGGTACAGATTTCTAATGCTTTAGTGTTCTTGGGTACTGATACAGTTGCATTTTGCAATTATAACAATATGATCCTGAGAATCGTTTTCGTTTTTCGCATCTAAAATAATTCAGACATGGTCAAACACTCTAGTTTGTTGGTTATCTTTAGTTGACAACTGAACTTGCAAGTTTAACATAAACCTGTTTGATGGGATGGATTGAATATGAGTTTCAATTTGATAAGATTACGGTGTATGACGTCTGTAGGTCTCTGATAAAAATCACAGATATTTACCACTATATCTTGTGAGTTATTAATTGATGGGAGAACTTGATAAACATCACAAGACTCAAAAGGTTGCTCTTTGATCCAGGGTTTGACAGGATTGTTGGGTGCCGAGACCGATATTGGAGTAAAAAGGATGGGAGAACTTGATGAGAAACCTTTCCTGGATGTTTGCAAGCTGAGATATTCTGCAAATGAAGCTGCGGTCGAAGCTGCCACCCTTTGCTCTACATGGCAGGAGAACCTTAAGAATCCATCATGGCA
This sequence is a window from Arabidopsis thaliana chromosome 1 sequence. Protein-coding genes within it:
- a CDS encoding uncharacterized protein (unknown protein; Has 19 Blast hits to 19 proteins in 10 species: Archae - 0; Bacteria - 2; Metazoa - 0; Fungi - 0; Plants - 15; Viruses - 0; Other Eukaryotes - 2 (source: NCBI BLink).), which encodes METQFHGGDGEDPWLARDKLYHVIFCFSISLIFSTLASFSRYSFLRRHSIWIGSAFSLAAGAAKEAADQIGIFPSAGASVRDAVADAIGVVIAALVLLLWKSRRSRTRPILPI
- a CDS encoding Disease resistance protein (CC-NBS-LRR class) family, encoding MVGRAWNSLMKDERRTLGLYGMGGVGKTTLLASINNKFLEGMNGFDLVIWVVVSKDLQNEGIQEQILGRLGLHRGWKQVTEKEKASYICNILNVKKFVLLLDDLWSEVDLEKIGVPPLTRENGSKIVFTTRSKDVCRDMEVDGEMKVDCLPPDEAWELFQKKVGPIPLQSHEDIPTLARKVAEKCCGLPLALSVIGKAMASRETVQEWQHVIHVLNSSSHEFPSMEEKILPVLKFSYDDLKDEKVKLCFLYCSLFPEDYEVRKEELIEYWMCEGFIDGNEDEDGANNKGHDIIGSLVRAHLLMDGELTTKVKMHDVIREMALWIASNFGKQKETLCVKPGVQLCHIPKDINWESLRRMSLMCNQIANISSSSNSPNLSTLLLQNNKLVHISCDFFRFMPALVVLDLSRNSSLSSLPEAISKLGSLQYINLSTTGIKWLPVSFKELKKLIHLNLEFTDELESIVGIATSLPNLQVLKLFSSRVCIDGSLMEELLLLEHLKVLTATIKDALILESIQGVDRLVSSIQALCLRNMSAPVIILNTVALGGLQHLEIVGSKISEIKIDWERKGRGELKCTSSPGFKHLSVVEIFNLEGPRDLTWLLFAQNLRRLSVTLSLTIEEIINKEKGMSITNVHPNIVVPFGKLEFLEVRGLDELKRICWNPPALPNLRQFDVRSCLKLPEAATEFPRHANE
- a CDS encoding Disease resistance protein (CC-NBS-LRR class) family (Disease resistance protein (CC-NBS-LRR class) family; FUNCTIONS IN: ATP binding; INVOLVED IN: N-terminal protein myristoylation, apoptosis, defense response; LOCATED IN: cellular_component unknown; EXPRESSED IN: 8 plant structures; EXPRESSED DURING: 6 growth stages; CONTAINS InterPro DOMAIN/s: NB-ARC (InterPro:IPR002182), Leucine-rich repeat (InterPro:IPR001611), Disease resistance protein (InterPro:IPR000767); BEST Arabidopsis thaliana protein match is: Disease resistance protein (CC-NBS-LRR class) family (TAIR:AT5G43730.1); Has 17730 Blast hits to 16510 proteins in 695 species: Archae - 12; Bacteria - 829; Metazoa - 2844; Fungi - 202; Plants - 13567; Viruses - 0; Other Eukaryotes - 276 (source: NCBI BLink).); translated protein: MGNCVALEISCDQTLNHACGCLFGDRNYILKMEANLEALQNTMQELEERRDDLLRRVVIEEDKGLQRLAQVQGWLSRVKDVCSQVNDLLKAKSIQTERLCLCGYCSKNFISGRNYGINVLKKLKHVEGLLAKGVFEVVAEKIPAPKVEKKHIQTTVGLDAMVGRAWNSLMKDERRTLGLYGMGGVGKTTLLASINNKFLEGMNGFDLVIWVVVSKDLQNEGIQEQILGRLGLHRGWKQVTEKEKASYICNILNVKKFVLLLDDLWSEVDLEKIGVPPLTRENGSKIVFTTRSKDVCRDMEVDGEMKVDCLPPDEAWELFQKKVGPIPLQSHEDIPTLARKVAEKCCGLPLALSVIGKAMASRETVQEWQHVIHVLNSSSHEFPSMEEKILPVLKFSYDDLKDEKVKLCFLYCSLFPEDYEVRKEELIEYWMCEGFIDGNEDEDGANNKGHDIIGSLVRAHLLMDGELTTKVKMHDVIREMALWIASNFGKQKETLCVKPGVQLCHIPKDINWESLRRMSLMCNQIANISSSSNSPNLSTLLLQNNKLVHISCDFFRFMPALVVLDLSRNSSLSSLPEAISKLGSLQYINLSTTGIKWLPVSFKELKKLIHLNLEFTDELESIVGIATSLPNLQVLKLFSSRVCIDGSLMEELLLLEHLKVLTATIKDALILESIQGVDRLVSSIQALCLRNMSAPVIILNTVALGGLQHLEIVGSKISEIKIDWERKGRGELKCTSSPGFKHLSVVEIFNLEGPRDLTWLLFAQNLRRLSVTLSLTIEEIINKEKGMSITNVHPNIVVPFGKLEFLEVRGLDELKRICWNPPALPNLRQFDVRSCLKLPEAATEFPRHANE
- a CDS encoding uncharacterized protein (unknown protein; Has 5 Blast hits to 5 proteins in 1 species: Archae - 0; Bacteria - 0; Metazoa - 0; Fungi - 0; Plants - 5; Viruses - 0; Other Eukaryotes - 0 (source: NCBI BLink).) — translated: MARVLEAYRVLSSNCSIRIYFHSQVSLPHNQFKRLPPVVAFKFVLPPEIFYGGGTIDEHIGDDTEEEEERDELELSNYGNNYSSRVLH